In one window of Dehalococcoidia bacterium DNA:
- a CDS encoding rhomboid family intramembrane serine protease, giving the protein MIPISDSVRTRSVPYVNLAIIVLNLLVFLYEVYLSQDVVRGNVTELDLFIYEWGNVPACTFDELGRNAALSAEGRAICGEQSQPLLTMITATFIHGGWLHIGGNMLFLWIFGDNVEDTMGHLRYLVFYLLCGVLAGLVHGVTDIDSLQPAVGASGAIAGVMGAYIVLFPRAVVYVIFGFIFIPLPLPAFVLIGIWIVIQVFFGWASLGVDTASGGVAYFAHIGGFVAGAALVHAFILGRKRPRRSTGRAREYW; this is encoded by the coding sequence ATGATCCCGATTTCCGACAGCGTGCGGACGCGCTCGGTGCCGTACGTGAACCTCGCGATCATCGTCCTGAACCTGCTGGTGTTCCTGTACGAGGTGTACCTGAGCCAGGATGTCGTGCGCGGGAACGTGACGGAACTGGATCTTTTCATCTACGAATGGGGCAACGTGCCCGCGTGCACGTTCGACGAGTTGGGGCGCAACGCCGCCCTGAGCGCGGAAGGACGCGCGATCTGCGGCGAGCAGAGCCAGCCGCTGCTGACGATGATCACGGCGACGTTCATCCACGGCGGCTGGCTGCACATCGGCGGCAACATGCTGTTCCTGTGGATCTTCGGCGACAACGTCGAGGACACGATGGGGCACCTGCGCTACCTGGTGTTCTATCTGCTCTGCGGCGTGCTCGCGGGACTGGTGCATGGCGTGACGGACATCGACAGCCTGCAACCGGCGGTCGGCGCGAGCGGAGCGATCGCGGGGGTCATGGGTGCGTATATCGTGCTGTTCCCGCGGGCGGTCGTGTACGTGATCTTCGGCTTCATCTTCATCCCGCTGCCGCTGCCGGCGTTCGTGCTGATCGGCATCTGGATCGTGATCCAGGTGTTCTTCGGCTGGGCGTCGCTCGGCGTCGATACGGCTTCGGGCGGGGTGGCGTATTTCGCGCACATCGGCGGCTTCGTGGCGGGCGCCGCGCTGGTACACGCGTTCATCCTGGGGCGTAAGCGGCCTCGACGTTCGACGGGGCGAGCCAGGGAGTACTGGTAG
- a CDS encoding MerR family transcriptional regulator, with protein MTNKRPAEEAPADHAQPYLQIGEVAERTGVTQRTLRFYEEKGLLQPPSRLEGGFRLYSESDVERVERIKRLQTLLGFTLADIKEMVEADEVKMQLRATYRRDAEVSERRAKISKAVEVTERQVAVIDQKLAALEDMKTHLEAKLGQYRTWIEQLESTAAAQTT; from the coding sequence ATGACCAACAAGCGCCCGGCCGAAGAAGCGCCCGCTGACCATGCGCAGCCGTATCTCCAGATCGGCGAGGTGGCGGAGCGCACCGGCGTCACCCAGCGGACGCTGCGGTTCTACGAAGAGAAGGGGCTGCTCCAGCCGCCCTCCCGCCTCGAAGGCGGCTTTCGTCTTTATTCCGAGTCCGACGTCGAGCGGGTAGAGCGCATCAAGCGCCTGCAGACGCTGCTGGGATTCACGCTGGCCGACATCAAGGAGATGGTCGAAGCGGACGAAGTCAAGATGCAGCTTCGGGCGACGTACCGCCGCGACGCGGAGGTCTCCGAACGGCGCGCGAAGATATCGAAGGCTGTCGAAGTGACCGAGCGGCAGGTTGCGGTCATCGACCAGAAGCTTGCGGCGCTCGAAGACATGAAGACGCACCTGGAAGCGAAGCTCGGCCAATACCGCACCTGGATCGAGCAACTCGAAAGTACGGCCGCGGCACAGACCACCTGA
- a CDS encoding MFS transporter yields the protein MSAPAPDNVPSPALRSQGWRGTFASLSIPEYSLYFWGMVAFFFGMNMMIILRGYLVYDITDSPSALALIMLSVALPMLVIAPIGGVICDRVDRRALMIWAQSAVCLLNAINTVLIMAGIVEFWHLMVLSTLSGVAFSFNMPARQAVIPNLVPRELLMNAMSLGSSSMNATRIVAPALGGLLVPVIGVGGGFAVLTAMYAISVVMTFGLPKMPAEKRDVEVTFFADFRAGFSYIRSNRLIMGLLLLGTVPMIFAMPYQTLLPVFADDVWDVGAVGFGVMQAMSGVGGLAGGLLVANMDNYPHKGRVMLVAAVVSGMFLVAFALSPFFAVALPMLIVVGLCQMIFMTVNNTVITSVVPDNVRGRVMSVLMMSFGLMPFGAVPAGIAAGIIGTPAVVAIGGVMLIVSVLAAYAMFPQFRTLDRAIRVQRADRDAEFSRTPQRYPAQAAGR from the coding sequence ATGAGCGCACCCGCGCCCGACAACGTTCCATCACCAGCGCTACGCTCGCAGGGCTGGCGCGGCACGTTCGCGTCGCTCTCGATCCCCGAGTACTCGCTCTACTTCTGGGGGATGGTCGCGTTCTTCTTCGGGATGAACATGATGATCATCCTGCGCGGCTACCTGGTGTACGACATCACGGACAGCCCGAGCGCGCTGGCGCTGATCATGCTCAGCGTCGCGCTGCCGATGCTGGTGATCGCGCCGATCGGCGGCGTGATCTGCGACCGGGTCGACCGGCGGGCGTTGATGATCTGGGCGCAGAGCGCGGTGTGCTTGCTGAACGCGATCAACACGGTGCTGATCATGGCCGGCATCGTCGAGTTCTGGCACCTGATGGTGCTCTCGACGCTGTCGGGCGTGGCGTTTTCCTTCAACATGCCGGCGCGTCAGGCGGTGATTCCAAACCTGGTACCGCGCGAACTGCTGATGAACGCCATGTCGCTCGGTTCCAGCTCGATGAACGCGACGCGGATCGTCGCGCCGGCGCTCGGGGGGCTGCTCGTGCCCGTCATCGGTGTCGGTGGTGGATTTGCGGTGCTGACGGCGATGTATGCGATCTCGGTCGTGATGACGTTCGGCCTCCCGAAGATGCCCGCGGAGAAACGCGACGTTGAAGTCACGTTCTTTGCGGACTTTCGCGCGGGGTTCAGCTATATCAGGAGCAACCGGCTGATCATGGGACTGCTGCTGCTGGGCACCGTGCCGATGATCTTCGCGATGCCGTACCAGACGCTGCTGCCGGTCTTCGCGGACGACGTGTGGGACGTCGGCGCGGTGGGTTTCGGCGTCATGCAGGCGATGTCCGGGGTCGGCGGGCTGGCGGGCGGGCTGCTCGTCGCGAACATGGACAATTATCCGCACAAGGGGCGCGTCATGCTCGTCGCCGCCGTCGTGAGCGGCATGTTCCTGGTAGCGTTCGCGCTGTCGCCGTTCTTCGCTGTGGCGCTGCCGATGCTGATCGTCGTCGGGCTGTGTCAGATGATCTTCATGACGGTGAACAACACGGTAATCACATCGGTGGTCCCCGACAACGTGCGCGGGCGCGTGATGAGCGTGCTGATGATGTCGTTCGGGTTGATGCCGTTCGGCGCCGTGCCGGCGGGCATTGCTGCGGGGATCATCGGGACGCCGGCGGTCGTCGCGATCGGCGGCGTGATGCTGATCGTGTCGGTGCTGGCGGCGTACGCGATGTTCCCGCAGTTCCGGACGCTCGACCGGGCGATCCGCGTGCAGCGCGCGGACCGGGACGCGGAATTCAGCCGGACGCCACAGCGTTATCCGGCGCAGGCGGCGGGGCGGTAG